The DNA window GGACATTATTGATTCTATTGGGACATAATTGAGTcctgtgcttatggatatttgcaagtaAAGGTGGTTTCATAgtgatttttcttgtttggctttgcctggataagaaaataattttctattCCAAAATATTTGGCTTTATTTagctttggggtgaaaaaaaaggtcattggcctgggatcgaaccccggcctTAAggacaaaacggaaaccatacattcggattacccaatcggtatggcagcacaaggcttttacggaaggctgtaaaagAGCCCGAAgaccccaagcaccgatatttccggcgaatatgctgtacaacactcttgcaaggtatccCGCCAACCCgtgcattaatggggaggcattaaccaggatcccaggcctgtaatacggttacgccacgcacagctcgctaagaaattggataaaaaaagaaacaggtctatttgggcaggACATCAAAATAGCGAAGAAGACAAAAGACGTTGTTTTGGGAatagttgtttttttatcatttgaaatgcacaaaataaatagaaataagtTAAGTGCGATTTAGCGATTCTCATTTTCCTTATGGTTTAACATTATTAACCCAATGACCGGCTTAAATATCGATTAGCAAAAAATTGTGATACTAACTTCGCTGACTAAGTTTATCTGTATTTCACTTTGaaaggcattaaaaaaaaatcaaaataaggGGGGATCTGTTTGTgggtgttattttttttttggagaaTTCTGTTTAAAATGGCCAAGGGTCAATCtgacttattattattattattattattattattattattattattattattattattattattattataatcattattattatcattattattattattattattattactactattattattattattattatcatcattattattattactactattattattattattattatcatcattattattattattatttttattattattattattattattattattattattattattattattattattattataatcattattataatcattattattattattattattattattattattattattattattattattattattattattattattattattattattattattagtttttttttttttactgaaaaGGCAATAAATCTTGGGAACGGCTTTTTTTCATCCACGATGCCGAAAAAAAAGTCAGACATCGGTGGACCTTACTCAGCCTTTAACAACGAGTTGTCTACTTCACTCTTGGTTGACAGATTTGTCTGAAAAGAGTCTAAGGATGCTGCGTACAGTTGTATTGGTGTTAAAAATATTCAGCTTTAAAACAGATCCAGCCATTATTGGAATAATACATCTAGACAGCTAGTGTTGGGTACAGGCCCATGATCCCCTCAAAAACACGCACCAACTGATATGATATCTGAGACTTTTGCCCAAAATGGGAATTTGTCAAATCATCTTTCCAGATGAATCAAATGACTATATATACTTCTAAATTAAAAGATGGACCCAGttaaagatgttggttttgcagtcttttattcaatatatcaTGCGATGTAGTTTGAGTGCaaatatatagattttttttttcttttcatttacagttctatgtacagtgtgaccatagctTTGAttaaaattattctaaattattttttacctactaacaggaAAGTAAtctgactgcaaaacactcactgcaGGGCATTTGATTTTATGCATTTCATTCATGTGGCTGTGGGGTTGACAAATTAGCATCTAGAGAGgggccacacccaatttgGAATCATTCATtcgtttatttattaatttctaTGCAATATTTAAGCAGGCGAGTCTAATTCAGCAAAATTATTAAATTCCTGTTAAAAAGCTGTTACTAGAAATGGGCAACATGACAAGGTAATGAGAATTCTGATATTAAACAATAGATAAATAGCATGATTTTCAATCCGTGTTTTCATGGTGTAGTTTGAAAAATGGTGAAAATGATCTACCTTTTTTGAGGGAGAACTAAACAAGACTTTGTTTAACCTCAAGATGAACGTGCATTAAGAAGATTATGAACGCAAGAAGCCCGCCTCCCCCCTCGTCggcaaaataatttttaatctTGGGATAGCACTTAGAAACCACATGTCACTTAGAAACCACATGTCTTAGAAACCACAAAATGCTACGAAGCACGTCGGACATTCACGTGCTAATGAATAAAAAGCGTTACGGTACACTTCGCGTATCATATGTGAAGTACCTCACTACCCTCATAAACTATCCGCTGGCCATTGTACCGCTGTACGCATATAAACAAACACATCAAACGAACAGTTGGCCTATGTCACAAGATGCGTAACAAAAGGTGCTTTTAATGTCTAGCTAAACGATGAGAGGGCAAAATGATCACCCCTTTCTATGTATTATCGTTTAttctaattgttttattatcaacGGTGATTTGTGTTAACGGCGAAAGTGAATTATTCCCGGATGACTTGCTTTCCCCGTATCACCAATCAAGACAACGTACAAGGCGTTCTCTTCGCTATATTCGCGATTGCCAGCCAGTTCATTTCGGAAACTTGACTCATGAGGAATACGCCTCCTCTACGACTCTACCGTCTGGTCGACCATTCGTCCAAATCAAGAATATCTTCTACGAGTACGATGTTGGTTTTAGCAAAAAAGAAGTTCATGGCCATGTAAGCGtggcggaaaaccctctcagGACTTTCTCTATTTTGGAGCCCGTCGAGAATGGAGGCTGTAACAAGTCGCTAAGAGCGACAGTAGCCGAGAGCAGTCGACAAAGGAAGTGTTATGTTGCCTCCAATGCGGGTTATTTCAGAACCAAGAATGGGAATTGCTTGGGGAATATCGTCAGTAATGGGAATTTAGTCATTGACGCGGATGGCATTCAAAATGTGAATTTCGGTATTCGGAAAGACGGTAGCATAGTTACTGGGTACTTATCAGAAGAAATGGTACTAGACCAGGAAAACCCTTTTGTCCAGCTGGTGACTGGTGTTGTGTGGCTAGTGCGGAATGGCCAGACCTATGTTGATGTGAGTAAGAAGGCGGAGTGTGAGGACCTAGAGGAGACAGGGACTGTGGATCAGTTTGTGAATGTGTTGTCGGCAAGGACTGCTATTGGTCATGACGCGCAAGGCAGGGTGGTCATTGTCCATGTAGATGGCCGGACATCACATAGAGGGTAAGCGGCTCAGAGGGTTCCCAACAAATGTGTGGTTAAATTTTTAGTAAGGTTTTTGGTTAAGGAATCTCAATTGCATGGGGGCTTGGGCCCGTGACTCCAACTGGCAATGGGGGCTGTAATGCTTATAAAGAAAGCTGTGACACTTTCACAGGCCAGTGGGACCTGAAATCACAATCGTTATATAATCTAGACTACCCTTTTTTTGTGATGAAGGGCTAACActtgaaacgtcagcgcaaccactctgtttcacagaggcttTTAACATACCATTTCAGTATACCAGTTGATTCATATCTCGTTTACAGAATTCAGGGTCACATAAAAACTTTTTTGCCTTTCAATTGTATTTATTGCttcgttctatagaaatcaaGGTGTGAAGTCCCTATATTCTGTAGTTGCCCCTATCCAGCATATCATTATAGAGACATAAATCCTTATCTGGTGTTTTAGGATGAATTTGTACACATTTGCCAAACTGCTGTTAAAGTATGGCCTGGTGAATGCTATTAATCTTGACGGAGGCGGCTCAACAACGATAGTGGTGAATGGTACCGTGGTGAACTACCCTAGTGATGGATGGTGAGCATCTAGCATAATAAATCCCAAGTATATAGTTATTTTTTCACCAATTTTGTGACCATatccttttttattattactgTTGCCCCCCCAAAATGTGAATTTTCCTAGTGATGAATGCATGAGATTTCCCACTGGGGAaacaataaaccctctggcagagACCAGTGATAGTGCTTAAAATACACTCAAGGGGTTCTTGATATAAAGCCAACAGCTTCATATACAGCCTGtagctctgttgtgccttcTGCACGTCCAGTATAACTGGtggaaaataattaaataaataaataaataataatctcAAGTGTTACCTTTATTTACTGTATATTGCaagaaatgtttttgtatttgctttaattattaattgttttacttatattaTGAATGTAATCCAAAGAAGTATGCTTTTGGAATTGTTTTGGCTTGGAGCTTTGATCATGTATTGCTATTTTATAATCATGAttgcattttaaaatttttttaaGTGGTGACTTCATCTGTGCGAGAGAGGTTTCCACCATTGCCTGTTTCCACACCCCAGACTGTGATCCGCTGGACTGTAATGGGCGTGGCACATGTCAGATGGGGGAGTGTGTCTGTGACCATCCCTGGACAGGCCCTGGGTGTGGCACCCTTGAGTGCAAACTAACAAATTGCTCCATGAATGGAGTTTGTACTAAAGGTAGGTCAGT is part of the Nematostella vectensis chromosome 13, jaNemVect1.1, whole genome shotgun sequence genome and encodes:
- the LOC5508574 gene encoding N-acetylglucosamine-1-phosphodiester alpha-N-acetylglucosaminidase, whose product is MITPFYVLSFILIVLLSTVICVNGESELFPDDLLSPYHQSRQRTRRSLRYIRDCQPVHFGNLTHEEYASSTTLPSGRPFVQIKNIFYEYDVGFSKKEVHGHVSVAENPLRTFSILEPVENGGCNKSLRATVAESSRQRKCYVASNAGYFRTKNGNCLGNIVSNGNLVIDADGIQNVNFGIRKDGSIVTGYLSEEMVLDQENPFVQLVTGVVWLVRNGQTYVDVSKKAECEDLEETGTVDQFVNVLSARTAIGHDAQGRVVIVHVDGRTSHRGMNLYTFAKLLLKYGLVNAINLDGGGSTTIVVNGTVVNYPSDGCGDFICAREVSTIACFHTPDCDPLDCNGRGTCQMGECVCDHPWTGPGCGTLECKLTNCSMNGVCTKDGCLCNTGWMGRDCSKACPGGTFGVNCTQKCLCYNGGSCDVVSGTCSCPPGWMGRLCQLSCPPGRHGASCLMSCDCNNTCYCDPVTGLCPSQDAPGSDHLLLNQTTQWQSCLDAFREDTTKASGYDFMAREAVKSEYRTLFTWFVGVISLCGASILANCILIYMQCDKSTKNKRRRYKTRKAEEEEFIFMLDEEL